A single region of the Sciurus carolinensis chromosome 16, mSciCar1.2, whole genome shotgun sequence genome encodes:
- the LOC124966102 gene encoding zinc finger protein 567 produces MSRRAANIEKKHTCAQCGKSFCRKSVLILHQGICTEEKPYQCGHRCGNAFRRKSYLIDHQRTHTGEKPFVSNECGKSFCLKTALTDHQRTHTGEKSHECPQCRNAFRLKSHLICHQRTHTGEKPYKCNDCGTSFCQKANLTVHQRTHTGEKPYICNECGKSFSQKTTLALHEKTHNEEKPYICNECGKSFRQKTTLVAHQRTHTGEKSYECPHCGKAFRMKSYLIDHHTTHTGEKPYECNECGKSFSQKTNLNLHQRIHTGNKPYICNECGKSFRQKATLTVHQKIHTGQKSYECPQCGKAFSRKSYLIHHQRTHMGEKPYKCNECGKYFRQKTTLTVHQRTHTGEKPYICNECGKSFSYRRSLIVHQRTHKGENMEMQ; encoded by the exons ATGAGT agaagagcagccaatattgaaaaaaagcaTACATGCGCTCAATGTGGGAAATCCTTCTGCAGAAAGTCAGTTTTGATTCTGCATCAGGGAATTTGCACAGAGGAAAAACCCTATCAGTGTGGCCATCGGTGTGGGAATGCATTCAGAAGGAAGTCCTATCTTATTGATCATCAGAgaactcacacaggagagaaacccttTGTTTCTAATGAGTGTGGTAAGTCCTTCTGCCTAAAGACAGCACTCACTGATCATCAGAGAACACATACAGGAGAGAAGTCACATGAATGTCCACAATGTAGAAATGCCTTCAGATTGAAGTCACACCTCATTTGTCATCAGAgaactcacacaggagagaaaccgTATAAGTGTAACGACTGTGGAACATCCTTCTGCCAGAAG GCAAACCTTACTGTACatcagagaactcatacaggGGAGAAGCCCTATATTTGTAATGAATGTGGTAAATCCTTCTCCCAGAAGACTACCCTTGCTCTTCACGAGAAAACTCACAATGAGGAGAAACCTTATATTTGTAATGAATGTGGAAAGTCTTTCCGCCAGAAGACAACCCTTGTAGCGCATCAAAGAACACATACAGGGGAGAAATCTTATGAATGTCCTCACTGTGGGAAAGCTTTTAGAATGAAATCATACCTCATTGATCATCACACAACTCACACAGGAGAAAAACCatatgaatgtaatgaatgtgggaaatcATTTAGTCAGAAGACAAATCTCAATctacaccagagaattcatacaggaaATAAACCCTATATctgtaatgaatgtgggaagTCCTTTCGCCAGAAAGCAACTCTGACTGTACATCAGAAAATACACACAGGTCAGAAATCCTATGAATGTCctcaatgtggaaaagcctttagcAGGAAGTCTTATCTCATTCATCATCAAAGAACTCACATGGGAGAAAAACCatataaatgtaatgaatgtggaaagTACTTCCGCCAGAAGACAACTCTTACTGTACATCAAAGAACTCACACAGGGGAGAAACCCTATATTTGTAATGAGTGTGGTAAGTCCTTCAGTTACAGGAGAAGCCTCATTGTCCATCAGAGAACACATAAGGGAGAAAACATGGAAATGCAATAA